A part of Haliotis asinina isolate JCU_RB_2024 chromosome 10, JCU_Hal_asi_v2, whole genome shotgun sequence genomic DNA contains:
- the LOC137298389 gene encoding innexin unc-9-like, whose product MSIGSIIGGVPSLKKLQGASNDDWIDRLNHVWTVFLFALFAIVVSTGQFVGDPIHCWCPAEFTGAYVDYAKSYCWIKNTYYIPMDTPIPVDHAERDSEELTYYQWVPLILLFQAFMFKFPNILWRVFNGGAGINLDKIVEMAEQTQMGSPDDRNTTIEHIAKYMDRWLETHREYHWNIIVRAKQKMARFCCFFCNKRAGTYLTAFYLFIKVLYAANVIAQFFILNAFLATEYNMYGFDVMAKLASGNEWKESPRFPRVTLCDFKIRQLQNIQTWTVQCVLPINLFNEKIFIFIWFWLVLVAALTCVNMVAWLYRVMFKRNRPAYIKKYLKISNELHTGSDKKLCAKFADQYLRDDGVFVIRVISKNSTDLVATDLVYKLWKIYKDKTLPSKHPEDDEPMGEDAKETLA is encoded by the coding sequence GTCTATAGGCTCTATAATCGGCGGGGTGCCGTCCCTGAAGAAGCTTCAAGGGGCGAGCAACGACGACTGGATCGACAGACTGAACCATGTATGGACGGTTTTTCTTTTCGCCTTATTCGCTATCGTTGTGAGTACTGGACAGTTTGTTGGCGACCCGATTCACTGCTGGTGCCCAGCAGAATTTACTGGTGCCTATGTCGATTATGCCAAATCCTACTGCTGGATTAAAAACACGTACTATATCCCTATGGACACGCCGATCCCTGTGGACCATGCGGAACGCGATTCAGAGGAGTTGACCTACTACCAGTGGGTTCCTCTCATTCTCCTCTTCCAGGCATTTATGTTCAAGTTCCCAAACATCTTGTGGAGGGTCTTTAATGGCGGCGCCGGAATCAATCTGGACAAGATTGTTGAAATGGCTGAACAGACCCAAATGGGATCTCCTGACGACCGTAACACAACGATCGAACATATCGCCAAGTACATGGACAGGTGGCTGGAAACACACAGAGAGTATCACTGGAACATCATTGTCAGAGCTAAGCAGAAGATGGCAAGGTTCTGCTGCTTCTTCTGCAACAAGAGAGCTGGAACGTACTTAACTGCCTTTTACCTCTTCATCAAAGTCTTATACGCCGCAAACGTCATCGCCCAGTTTTTCATTCTGAACGCCTTCCTCGCAACAGAATACAACATGTATGGGTTTGACGTAATGGCCAAGCTGGCTTCAGGAAATGAATGGAAAGAGTCACCAAGGTTCCCGCGAGTCACCCTCTGTGATTTTAAGATTCGTCAACTTCAGAATATCCAAACGTGGACAGTGCAGTGCGTCCTTCCTATCAACCTTTTCAACGAGAagatcttcatcttcatctggtTCTGGCTAGTCCTTGTAGCCGCCCTCACATGCGTCAACATGGTGGCATGGTTGTACAGGGTCATGTTCAAGAGAAACAGACCAGCCTACATCAAGAAGTACCTGAAAATCAGCAATGAACTCCACACGGGTTCCGACAAGAAACTGTGCGCCAAATTCGCCGACCAGTATCTTCGGGATGATGGTGTTTTCGTTATTCGAGTCATCTCGAAGAACTCCACAGATCTCGTTGCTACAGACTTAGTGTATAAGCTGTGGAAGATCTACAAGGATAAAACTCTTCCATCCAAACACCCCGAAGATGATGAGCCAATGGGAGAGGATGCGAAGGAAACATTGGCTTAA